The following proteins are encoded in a genomic region of Brachypodium distachyon strain Bd21 chromosome 1, Brachypodium_distachyon_v3.0, whole genome shotgun sequence:
- the LOC100829646 gene encoding BEL1-like homeodomain protein 11 has protein sequence MVAAHLQGSSGSPKQQAPAAADSANGTLPLQYPQEQRAGPCCHAPGHRGEKDAAAVGPLALTLGGASAATDVEAACRCCRARAVDAPAPEMVVVPSAVRGSRYLVPAQELLRDAVSMAGASAGGGGDSDADEDDEAADETRVQGAAKDGLQAKLLGLLSELESREDQYFEELGRVALSFEPALGPAATAGYTSLMSRAMSRHFGNLRRAILRKLRLLHAAAAARRPPRVDDGGDGGGESEEEEVTEEMVKRLVRRKKQAAAARAAEQVCKPMRGLPEDSVAVLRAWLFDHFLDPYPSDNEKLRLAVSTGLSRGQISNWFINARVRLWKPMIEEMYNDEFSEDSVSMDDASSS, from the exons ATGGTGGCCGCGCACCTCCAAGGAAGCAGCGGCTCGCCGAAGCAGCaagctcctgccgccgccgacagcgCCAACGGCACGCTGCCCCTCCAGTATCCCCAGGAGCAGCGCGCCGGCCCCTGTTGCCACGCGCCGGGCCACCGCGGGGAgaaggacgccgccgccgttggccCGCTGGCGCTGACGCTCGGCGGCGCCTCGGCCGCAACGGACGTCGAAGCCGCCTGCCGGTgctgccgcgcgcgcgccgtcgacgcgccggcgccggagatggTGGTGGTACCTTCGGCGGTGCGGGGATCCCGGTATCTGGTCCCGGCCCAGGAGCTGCTGCGCGACGCGGTGTCCATGGCCGGGGCgagcgccggaggaggaggagacagcgacgccgacgaagacgacgaggcggcTGATGAGACGCGTGTGCAGGGGGCAGCGAAGGACGGCCTGCAAGCCAAGCTCCTCGGCCTTCTCAGCGAG CTGGAGAGCCGGGAGGACCAATACTTCGAGGAGCTGGGCCGCGTGGCGTTGTCGTTCGAGCCGGCGCtggggccggcggcgacggcggggtaCACCTCGCTCATGTCGCGGGCCATGTCGCGCCACTTCGGCAACCTGCGGCGCGCCATACTCCGCAAGCTCAGGCTCCTCcacgcagcggccgccgcgagAAGGCCGCCGCGGGTGGACGACGGCGGGGATGGTGGTGgggagagcgaggaggaggaggtcacGGAAGAGATGGTGAAGAGGCTGGTCCGGCGGAagaagcaggcggcggcggcaagggcggCGGAGCAGGTGTGCAAGCCGATGAGGGGCCTGCCGGAGGACTCGGTGGCAGTGCTCCGGGCATGGCTCTTCGACCATTTCCTCGATCC GTACCCCAGCGACAACGAGAAGCTCAGGCTGGCCGTTAGCACGGGCTTAAGCAGAGGCCAG ATATCCAACTGGTTCATCAACGCGCGGGTGCGGCTGTGGAAGCCCATGATCGAGGAGATGTACAACGACGAGTTCTCCGAGGATTCCGTCTCCATGGAcgacgcctcctcctcttAG
- the LOC100829956 gene encoding tankyrase-1, which yields MTYFASQNRMGQMTSKQREGLNSFLASSVETMNHHIASSGVDPSLVCNKIRRVFFLLPGVVLQQSKIMAPPMILDGMDGDPSASMEDSGPLHEVASTGKMVTCKYLVEQVGFDINAEANNDSGMTPLASAVSHGKTIAAKYLLDKGADPDKQDNKGFTPLHYATKEGKDRLVRLLLSKGASVDVLSCEGTPLHVAASYGKSGIMQILLQHNADPNRVSADLGTPMAAVLCVASGKISELTALKCMKLLVKAGADFNSANPETPLVIATNKDLSECVKYLLEVGADANIPSNHGCMTPIEIAANSGKRKLVEILHPFTSPVGSVSNWSVEGIIAHAKSRHSKKTGNQSDKDSKVQLKLNAEEATKKHNSSALKFCAKDDGCATDKKAELKLLGAKAVKQQDYAGASRIYSKAIKLDPEDAAMYSNRSLCHLKSGEAHDALLDANACIRLRPNWPKGYYRKGAAFMLLKEYKEACDAFVAGGKLDPANVDIHEAFWEAVEAMKKDHSAVQCVNSSN from the exons ATGACCTACTTCGCCTCCCAGAACAGGATGGGCCAGATGA CTTCTAAGCAGAGGGAAGGGCTTAATAGCTTTCTGGCGTCGAGCGTGGAGACAATGAATCACCATATTGCATCGTCGGGCGTCGACCCCAGCCTCGTCTGCA ACAAAATTAGGAGAGTGTTTTTTCTACTCCCGGGCGTGGTGCTCCAACAATCCAAAATTA TGGCTCCACCCATGATATTGGATGGCATGGATGGAGACCCCAGTGCGTCGATGGAGGACTCTGGGCCACTGCATGAGGTAGCAAGCACGGGGAAAATGGTGACTTGCAAATACTTGGTGGAGCAGGTTGGGTTTGACATCAATGCTGAAGCTAATAATGATTCTG GCATGACACCTTTGGCTTCTGCGGTGTCGCATGGTAAAACAATTGCTGCAAAGTATTTGCTTGATAAAGGTGCTGACCCCGATAAGCAAGACAACAAAGGCTTTACTCCTCTGCATTATGCTACAAAAGAAG GGAAGGACCGACTAGTGCGACTGTTGCTATCTAAAGGAGCTAGTGTTGATGTATTATCTTGTGAAGGGACACCACTACATGTTGCTGCCTCGTACGGGAAGTCTGGCATCATGCAGATTTTGTTGCAGCACAATGCAGAT CCAAACAGGGTCTCGGCAGATTTAGGTACACCCATGGCTGCAGTTCTTTGTGTTGCTTCTGGAAAAATTAGTGAGCTTACTGCTTTAAAGTGCATGAAGCTCCTTGTCAAG GCTGGTGCTGATTTCAATAGTGCAAATCCTGAGACTCCATTGGTGATAGCAACTAACAAAGACTTATCTGAATGTGTAAAGTACCTGTTGGAGGTCGGTGCAGATGCCAATATTCCTAGCAATCAT GGGTGTATGACACCAATAGAAATCGCTGCAAACTCTGGGAAAAGGAAGCTTGTGGAGATTCTGCATCCTTTCACTTCACCCGTTGGATCTGTGTCAAACTGGAGCGTTGAAGGAATTATTGCCCATGCAAAATCAAGGCATTCAAAGAAAACG GGTAATCAAAGTGATAAGGATAGCAAGGTCCAGCTGAAATTAAATGCAGAAGAAGCAACCAAGAAACATAACTCTAGTGCACTGAAGTTCTGTGCCAAG GACGACGGATGTGCTACAGATAAGAAGGCTGAGCTGAAATTACTCGGTGCAAAAGCAGTCAAGCAGCAGGACTATGCTGGTGCATCAAGAATCTATAGCAAG GCTATCAAACTGGATCCTGAAGATGCAGCAATGTATTCAAATAGGAGCCTTTGCCATCTAAAGAGTGGTGAAGCACATGATGCTTTGCTTGATGCTAATGCTTGCATAAGGCTGCGGCCTAATTGGCCAAAAGGTTACTATCGAAAAGGAGCTGCCTTCATGTTGCTCAAG GAGTACAAAGAAGCATGCGATGCATTCGTGGCCGGAGGGAAACTGGATCCTGCAAATGTGGATATACATGAAGCATTTTG GGAGGCAGTTGAGGCAATGAAGAAAGATCATTCGGCTGTACAATGTGTCAACTCATCTAATTAG
- the LOC100829358 gene encoding BEL1-like homeodomain protein 7, whose amino-acid sequence MSNYYSSPGNERDSQTMYSPDSGSASYPVSSAALGNLIYSNNASSGPYTEFNGIIQSHQNFMELSGHPSEISHHSSSTEPNMVTSLTDQHSFGPAKDMRNEMLTHFMDGAHSTGGDLLHNDTHNGAQLEFGLLNSHNSTSVPSAPGQGLSLGLHTHILAPSYPYWSMKPDLMAAQSYQGDHNITKDMQSEASRAIRNSKYLKAAQELLDEIVSVWKIIKQNAQKDQVETGKVDGKEAHGVSKSEGLSSNPQETTANAAAEISAAEKQELQNKMAKLLAMLDEVDRKYKHYYHQMQIVVSSFDMVAGSGAAKPYTAVALQTISRHFRCLKDAISDQVNVIRKKLGEEENSSGREGKLTRLRYIDQQLRQQRAFQQYGMLQQNAWRPQRGLPENSVSILRAWLFEHFLDPYPKDSEKLMLARQTGLTRSQISNWFINARVRLWKPMIEDMYKEETGDAELDSNSSSENVPRSKDKVASSEEMQDLKCSMLAESKGNFGMVDLTGAPTSFHNEVNSDDGFMNLLLKDQRPGETDASLLHDAIAHHSDESARFMAYHLAELGGNGNSNVSLTLGLQHTENSLSAPNTHQPGYVAVREEDIYNTTAPPGVATASTDYESTNQMDQRQRFKQSPLLHDFVA is encoded by the exons ATGTCCAATTATTACTCGAGCCCGGGCAATGAAAGAGACTCACAAACCATGTACTCGCCTGACTCGGGCAGTGCATCATATCCTGTGTCCTCAGCAGCCCTAGGGAACTTGATTTATTCAAACAATGCATCTTCTGGACCATATACAGAATTCAATGGCATTATCCAGTCTCATCAGAATTTCATGGAGCTGTCTGGCCATCCTTCAGAAATCTCACACCATTCATCGTCAACGGAACCTAACATGGTCACTTCACTTACGGATCAACACTCCTTTGGTCCTGCCAAAGATATGAGAAATGAAATGTTAACACATTTCATGGATGGCGCACACAGCACTGGTGGTGATCTCCTCCACAATGATACCCACAACGGTGCGCAGCTCGAGTTTGGCCTGTTGAACAGCCACAATTCGACAAGTGTTCCATCAGCACCAGGCCAAGGATTGTCTCTGGGCCTCCACACCCATATCCTGGCACCTTCATACCCATACTGGTCCATGAAGCCAGACTTAATGGCAGCACAGTCTTACCAGGGTGATCACAACATTACGAAGGATATGCAGTCAGAGGCCTCACGGGCAATCAGGAACTCAAAATATTTGAAGGCAGCACAAGAATTGCTCGATGAAATCGTCAGTGTTTGGAAGATTATAAAGCAGAATGCACAGAAAGACCAGGTTGAAACAGGAAAAGTGGATGGCAAAGAGGCTCATGGGGTGTCAAAAAGCGAGGGATTATCTTCCAACCCACAGGAGACAACTGCCAATGCGGCAGCTGAGATCTCTGCAGCTGAGAAACAAGAGCTCCAGAATAAGATGGCGAAACTTTTGGCGATGTTGGATGAG GTGGACCGAAAGTACAAGCATTATTATCATCAAATGCAAATTGTAGTCTCATCTTTCGATATGGTTGCTGGATCTGGAGCTGCCAAACCTTATACTGCAGTTGCCCTTCAGACGATTTCACGACATTTCCGATGCCTGAAGGATGCTATCAGTGACCAGGTCAATGTTATCCGAAAGAAACTTGGCGAGGAGGAGAATTCATCCGGCAGAGAGGGCAAATTAACTCGCCTCCGTTACATTGATCAGCAGTTAAGGCAACAGCGAGCTTTTCAACAGTATGGTATGTTACAGCAAAATGCTTGGAGGCCACAGAGGGGGCTTCCTGAAAACTCAGTATCAATTCTCCGTGCTTGGCTATTTGAACACTTCCTTGACCC GTATCCGAAAGATTCCGAAAAGCTAATGCTAGCGAGGCAAACTGGTTTAACAAGAAGTCAG ATTTCGAACTGGTTCATAAATGCTCGTGTCCGCCTCTGGAAACCGATGATCGAAGACATGTATAAAGAAGAGACAGGGGATGCAGAGCTTGACTCAAACTCCTCTTCTGAGAATGTACCGAGAAGTAAGGACAAAGTGGCATCTTCTGAGGAAATGCAAGATCTGAAATGCTCTATGCTGGCTGAATCTAAAGGCAACTTTGGGATGGTGGATCTAACTGGAGCACCGACCAGCTTCCACAATGAGGTGAACTCTGATGACGGCTTCATGAACCTATTGTTGAAGGACCAAAGACCTGGCGAGACGGATGCCAGTCTCCTCCATGATGCCATTGCTCATCACTCCGATGAGAGCGCGCGGTTCATGGCCTACCATTTGGCAGAGCTTGGGGGAAACGGAAACAGCAATGTGTCGTTGACGCTGGGCCTACAGCATACCGAGAACAGTCTTTCAGCCCCAAACACTCACCAGCCAGGTTATGTTGCCGTCAGGGAAGAGGACATCTACAACACCACAGCTCCTCCAGGTGTTGCCACTGCCTCTACAGACTATGAATCGACGAACCAAATGGATCAACGCCAACGGTTCAAACAGTCGCCTCTACTGCATGATTTTGTGGCCTAG